CCACGGCACCAAAGAATTTAGGATTTTTGGCAGTCGCCAGTAAGTGCCTTCTGAATTCAATTCCAGCAAAGACTAGATCATAGCCTCGGAAACGCCCCTGTGCGTAGGGTTCAGAGGATTTGGCATATTGATCCCATGCAGAGGCTGGGAGGTTCATGTAAGGCAAATTACCTGAAGTTGTAAAATTCCCGAATGCCCAAAGCGCCAAGATATTGTTACTATCACCGTCGAAACTGAAGTAATCTCGGTATTCCATCCATAGCTGAGTCGAACTTTGGTCACTGCCCATGAATTCTGGATTTATTTTAAATGAAAGCAAGGCATACCGACCACTATAGGGGTTGTTGATATTGTCACGGGTATCGAGCATGCCGTTGAGCGAAAGTCCTACCAACGTACTTTCCTCCTGATCAAAGCCTTTGGCTACATTGTAGGCATAGTAAGGAGTAATCACCGTATCGCTAGGCGCCAAACTCAACAGTTGATCATTGATGTTGCTGAACAAATCCAGATGCAAACCAATACCCGCATAAAAGCCCTTGTCATTGATTTTTCGCAAAGCCGTTTCATAAAATCGAAAAAACTGAAATTGCATCATATCCGCTTCCGACGTACCGTCATAGCGCTTGTCATTGAACTCAAAACCACTATCTGCCAACCTTGCTGATTGTGGTCCTGTACCCAAGCCCCAGGTGGGTTGTGAAGAATCCAGATATCGCCAGTCCCCCATCAATATCCATTCATTATTACTGGTGTATACCGTAGACTTTAGGGTAGTGATGGTCTGCTTTTTGGTGGTAAATGCTATGCCTAAAAGGGCCGAAGACAACTTCGTCGTAGCTGGTTCTCCTAGAAAGGCACTGGCCGCAGCACCTGCGCCATAAATAAACCCAAACGCCGGATTGGCTCCAATGACTGGAACCGGTGTGATGTACACATCTCCCTTTTCGGGTGGCTTGTTCTTCTTGGCTTGTTTCTCGGCTTTCTTGTCTACCTTGGCGCTATTCACACGCTGCGCACAGACAGGGTTGGCCGTTACCAAAGTACATAGAAAGAGGAACAGAAAGTTTAGGCTTAGTTTTTTCATAATCTATTCAGAATGACTCAGGCAGTAAAGTTGGCAACAATGGAAATGAGACTCCTCCTCATTCAATGGTTGGACTTTTTCCATTGATAGAATATCCCATATATTGAATAGCCCGCAAACTATGGCCTGCTCAATCCAAGAAAAAGAAAGACGAATGGATACGTACAACCTAGAGTCACAGGAGCATAACACTCCAGACACATGTAAGGCAGACACACGTCCACCCCCATTCAATAATAGACCCGCATATGACCGTCCAATGGTTAGCTTCATGGTTTAGATGGTTCTTCAATAAAAGTCTCCTAAAGATTCAATTCTAACATCGAATCATACAACTAGTAGACTTATCAAAGTTGCTAACAAAGCGGCACAAATTCAAATGAAACAAACAAGTATATGGTTATCCCTATACCTCAAACACGCTTTGGATTTCATCCGTTGCTACTGTTTCACTCCCAACTAGCTCATAATCATTCGTTGCAGGATTGTATCGGTAGTCTTTGACCCATTCCTTATTATTTTTCGCAATCTCTTCGACTCCTTTCAATACCCGCTTCAACTCTTCGTCAGACATGGTAGGGTGCAGTGACAGACGTACAAATCCAGGTTTGTGCGTCAGGTTTTTTTGATCAATCTGATCCGTCATGCTCTGCGATTGTTCCTCGTCTATCCCAAACAAATAGTGCACATAAGTACTCGCACATGCCCATCCTCCACGTACTTGTACTCCAAAGCGATCATTGAGCATGCGCACTACCGCATTGTAATGTATGCCTTGGATATTGAAGGAAACCACTCCTATCCTATCGGCCGTCAACTCTCCTACTATCTCTAGTCCATCGATGGCTTGTAGTCCTTGGATCGCCTGATCAAGTAGTACCTTTTCCCTCTTTTCCATTTGTTCGACTCCCATTTTTTCTTTGAGGCGAATAGCCAATGCGGCACGGATCGTTTGCAAGAAAGCTGGCGTACCACCGTCTTCTTTTGTCTCGATATTGGCATGTATACCATAATCTCCCTTGGGCTTAGTCCAAGTGACATTGCCTCCACCTGGGATGGTGGAGTGTCCTCCGTATAGCCTTTGGTCAAAAACCAAAACTCCGCTTGACCCAGGTCCTCCTAGAAATTTGTGCGGAGAAAAGTATATCGCATCCAACTGTTTTGATATGTCTTGTGGGTGCATCTGAATTGTCACATATGGAGCAGTCGCAGCATAATCAACGAAACACTTCCCCCCGTATTGATGGATCATCTTGGCTAGCTCGTGTACTGGCGTAAGTATACCCGTCACATTGGACCCAGAAGTAAACGCCCCTATGAGGGTCTGACGGTTTGCATACTGAGCCAGCAGTCTATCCCACTGTTCCAAGTCTATTTCGGCATGCTGATTTGGTGGAACGACTATCACTTCGGCTCCCGCGTCAATCCAGGCCACCTGATGAGAGTGGTGCTCCATATGTGACAGCAGTACCACAGGTTTCTCATCGTATTGTTGCAAATTGAGTATTTCGATAAACCGGTGCATTGCTCCAGTCATTCCGCTACCTGTCGTGACCAACACATCCTGGTCGGTCGCTCCCACATGTACTTTGATAATCTCACGGGCCTGTAGGTAAGCTGCCGTCATCTGACTCCCCGTCTTGTTGGAATACGAATGGGTATTGGCCAACCACGGCCCTATTTGATCAGTCATGATGCGCTCAATGGGTCGATACAAGCGGCCTCCAGCAACCCAATCTGCATAAATCATCTGTTGTGTACCAAAACGCGTCTCGAAACATTGGTCCCAGCCGACGATATTTTCTCTCACTTCATCGAATATCATTTGTAGTCTTGTTGTTTGCTTGCAAATTTGGACAAGCTGTAAAAAAGATCACTATCATTTCTGATTTTTCATTTCAGCAATCCCCCACCTGCTTTATTATTTACCAGGATTTGACATGGAATTATTTTTAATATGTCTCTACTTGGGTATTTTTACGACTCTAGGACATCACTCTTTGCAGTGATTCATGAAAACGAAGAACATTGATCAAACACCTACTCTTTACTTTCCTTCTGCTGTTTCAAGTCAGCTTGTTGCTAGCCCAACAAAAATCGCCGATACAAAACATCGACAGCTTGAAATCCATCCTGACCGAGGTACAGGAGGAGCCACTAGTAGACCTCTACAATGCCATCAGCTGGAACTACCGCAACATCACCATAGATTCATCCTTGTACTATGCCCAAAAAGCCAATACACTATCCCGCAAATTGGATTACTCTTTGGGGCTGAGCAAAAGCTTGAATTTCATTGGCATTGCCAAAAGAAACCACAGTGACTTTTTGGGAGCATTGGAGCACTTCTTTGAAGCACTAAAGCATGCCGAGCAAAGCAGAAACCTCATACAAATCAGTTACTCATTGATCAATATTGGCAATATCTACATCTTCCAAACGAACTACGAAGGAGCCATCGAATACTTTGAAAAAGCACTCATCAATGCCGAAAAACTAGAGGATTTAGATCTAAGAGCCTATTGTCACGTCAATCTCGGAAGGTCATATACAGGACTACACCGCTACAAAGAAGCAGAAAATCACTTACTCGCTGCGATCAATTTGCGAGATCAGCAACAAGACCGAGAAGGAAAAGTCATCTCCAGAGTTGATTTGGCCAACCTCTACATCCTCAGTGACCGACTGGATGAAGCACTCGATATACTCATGACCAACTTACCCGAAGTACAAGCTTTGGGGCACAAGACGACTCTAGGCTACAACTACCTCAACATCGCCAAGGTCTATCTAAAAAAAGGGAATTTGAACAAAGCAGAGCACTACGCCAAACAAAGCCTTGCCATCAGTCAAAGCAACCACATTAAAACTGTCGCTAGTGAAATACTCAAGTTGCTCTCCTCTATCTATGAATCTTCTCACCAGTACGCCAAAGCACTCCAATACCATCAGCAACACCTGATCACCAAAGATTCTATCTTCAGCGAGGAAAACACACGCAAAATCGAATCTCTACATGCGACATATGCTGCAGAAAAAAAGGAAGCCGAAACCCGCTACCTCAAGCAACAGTCTGAACTCAATCTCATTATCATCAACCGACAAAAAACCATCATCTGGCTCACTGTCATTGCTGCAATCATGTTTTTCGCTTTGGCGGTCATCTCCTTCAAAGCTGCCAATGACCGAAAGAAAATGACACTAGAGATAGAGAAGCAAAAAGAAGAGGCATTCAAGCACAACAACAACCTCATTGATCTCAATCACGAAAAAAACAACCTCATCCGTATCCTATCCCATGATCTCAGGGCACCAATCAACAACATCAAAGGATTGACTCAAGTACATCTAGATAGCCACGAGGAGAGTTTTGACGAAGACGATGTAGATACTCTCAACCATATCGTAAGCGAATCAGATCGCTTGCTAGGGATGATTACCAAAATCCTCAATGTTGAAGCGCTTGAAGAAGAAACCAAAAGTTATACAACAGACAAAGTCAACGTCAACTACGTCGCAGAACAAGTACTCGACAACTATGCCTCGGCTGCCAAGGCCAAAAACATCCGCATTGTCCCTAGACTAGGCACTACCCCTTTATTCATATTGGGAGATCAAATGCACCTACACCAGGTTATGGAAAACCTCCTGTCCAATGCCATCAAATTTTCTGAAAGAAATACAGAAATACAGATCAAAGTCACCAAAACCAAACCGAGCGGTAGGGTTCAAATCTCCTTTACGGATCAAGGCCCTGGACTGACAGACGAAGACAAAACCAAAATCTTCAAAAAATTTCAGACGCTCAGTGCCAAGCCTACGGGTGACGAGCAATCCACAGGTCTCGGCCTGTCCATCGTCAAGCAATATGTCGAACAAATGGACGGATCAGTATGGGTAGATAGTGTGATTGGCAAGGGGTCCACGTTCTACATGGAGTTCTTGAGCGCGACGTGAAACCAAGCACTAATCAACCACCAGTAGGTTGATATATCCTTATGGCTGCACCAAGGCAAACTCATTGCCATTGCACGGGTTATACAACCTGAACACCACGAGATCTTCTACAATGGGCCAATTAGATATGTAGAGTTGCCCTGTGCCAAATATCTCGTCAGTGACATCTCGTAGATTTTGTTCGTCTTCGGCAGTCACCTCATCGGCATTGGTATAACTGAACTCTTCATTGAGCACTACTTCTAGATAGTTACCCAACACTGCCACGCTTTCAAACCCTCGCAAGTGTGTCTGACGTACGTCATTTTCATCCAGATAGCTAATCCCTACGGAGTAGTCAATCTCCATAGAATCGCGACCATAATTGAAAATAAAACCAGAAGCATCTGGATACAATTGCCCAATAATCTGATCATCGTCAGTCATCGAAAATCCCGTACTATCTGCCACGTAGAAAATATTGATCGAATAAGGCACGTCGCTTTGTGTCACAAAATCCAGCCCCGAAGATTCAAAAAGGGTGTGTCGTAGTTCTACAGCTCCTAATCCAGCAACACTCCCTGTATACACTGGTGCATCCTGTATCTCTGCACTACAATAGACCTCCCCTGTGTGATTGAGTGTATTCAATTCCACTTCTTGGATGCTATACTCCTTGCCTCCATGACCAAACGTAATCGGCTCCTCCAGTACCATACTCCCGCCGAAAAGCGTAAACGAATGCTCTTGATTTATTGCTACCCAACTCGTAATTGCCCGACTATCCAACCCAGGTGCCGCTCCATCGACCGTCAGCACACGCTTGGTCAAGTCTATCGACCAGTAGACCGATAAGTCATCTCCCATCAAGTACAACTGCTGCATCGTCTGTGTACCTAGGGGTTGAGAGTACAATTCAAACATATCAAGATTGGCTGCTTCCTCGCGCGAAAATCCCTGTTCAGCGTTTGCAGGTGCCGGTACCAAAACTATACTGGTTTTATTGACTGCATCCGTCTTGCTGTACAAGATGAGATTCTCCCCGTCTTCTTCTAAGTAGAAAAATTCAAACTCTGCTCCAAATGTCGATTGATCTTGTTCAAAGAGATAGTGAAAGACAGCGTAGGTTTCGAATGTCAATTGCACTGCCAACTGGACATCTACACGGTAAGGAATCGTTTGATCATACAACGTCCCCTCTTCGGAAGCTAAGTCAGACTGAATACGCACTTCTTCCTCGTCAAAATCCAAAAGAATATAATAAGCTCCCGAACCTGGCACAGGCTGATATTGCAACATCCATCCGTGCTCTGGCGCCATGAGTTTGTCCCGAAGTTCATCAATAGCAGATTGCCGACGTACATCAGCAGAGTCCAGTTTGCCTCCATCATCCGAGCCACAGCCCCATAGCAGCAACAACCAAATCGATATGTATGCTAGTTTTTTCATCCTTTATAATCTCGACTGCAATTCTGCCCGCAAGTCATCCAAATCCACCCCTGTCACTTTGAGGTAATGGTCTTTGATGGCTGTCAACTTTTCCAATATCCATTCACGTCCTTGATTTCTGCTTTCGCAATCTGCGAGCACACAATTCTCTTCCATCTGAATGTAGGTCTCAAAAAAATTGGCATCAAAAACATAGAACGCTACAATCTCTGCAAAATCCTCGTTGACCGAGCTAGTCCCATAGGGAGAAACAAACCCACGTTGCAAGGCTTCCTCTTCGGTCACGTTAAACCATGAGCCTGCGCTTGAATAACCTGTCGGGGTGATTTTTTCAAAGCCCGTCGGCAACTTAAACTCTTGGTGCACAATATGTGCAAACTCATGGTAGGTCACTTGCAATTGCAGCTTGAGCCACTCCGGATCTGCCAAGTCATAGCCATTGACGTTGGTGTAGGTAATACGGGCCCCTGCATCCGCTGTACCCAAAGTCACGGTTCCGTCGTTGTTGTATATCAAACCACCCAAAAAAATCAGTTCGGCAGGTACATAACGCCTAAAAAAAATCTCGCCATTCTCTATGGCCAAATAGGGCTCAATCCAATAGTACTCAACAAAATCCAACATTGGACGCACCAACTCTAGCTTCGGTGGTGTTACGTTTTGATTCGGATCCACATAGTTGTCGACATACTTGTAGCGCACAGCCATGTTATATTCTTCCGTGAATTGCTCATCGATGTATATGTCCAAGGCAGATACAGGTACATCTTCCTCTTTGACTGACTCGTTGAGCTCCTCTTCCTTGAGGCACGAACTGAGCAACACCACTCCTAAGAAACAAAAGCAGTAACTCCACCAGGTGATATTTCTTTTCATTCTCATCGTGGATTATCTTCTAAACCTCCTACATCTTGTGCAGACTGGGGGATCTGCAGTACTTTGCGATCATCGTCAGCAGACAGGGTCGCCACCTGTCCAGAATCACCATAGGCATGCTGGACCGTCATACTATAGCGCTTGATGTCAAACCATCGCATGCCCAGTCCGACAAATTCCTTGCGTCGCTCCAGCAGCATGTAATTCAACAGAATGTCTTGATCCGTAAAACTCGGTTCGTTTTCTGCGCCATAGAATTGCCGCAGCAAATCCAAAGTCAACGTCACATCTGCAACCCCAGTATACCTGCGATCAGTCAAGATCTGCAAATCCGCCAAAGCAGCGTCCAATTTTCCATTGTAAATATTGGCTTCAATCCGATTGAACAATACTTCTTCCCCCTTGAACATCACCCCTATATGGTAAGGGGTCCCTGTGTTAGAGTTCAAACTACTTCTCTCAAATAAACTTTCATAACGCACTGGAAACAAAGCATTTTGTCCCTTCACAAAAGCAGGATTTTCACGTTCGTCTGTCGCTCCAAAAGGATTAGATGCATAGAGACTCCCGTAAAAATTGGACTCAATACCAAAGGCATAGTCGTTGCGCTGCATCAACGAAATTTTACGCATCAGCAGTAGGTTTGCCGACTCATCTGGAGAGGAATACAACTGCGGGTACCCTGTGATCGACGACTTGGAAGCACTGTACTCGTCCGAAGTAAAATCCCTCACATAAGCTTCTGGCGAACTCCCTAGCAATTCATTGCTATACTGCAAGCAGCGTATCATATCTCCCTTGTACAAGTAATATCGACTGGCAAAAGCCAAAGCAGCGTTGCGATTGAAATGGTATTTTCCTGAATTGTTGAAAAACGACTCATCGAGCTTTTCCAAGCCTTCTAACAAATCATCTTCTACTTCCTTGTACACGCGAGAAACGGACACCCTGGAGTATTCTGCCAAAAATGTTGTCTCTGGTGTCTTGACATAAGGTATCCCTTCATCTGAAGATGCCGAACTCCCATTGTAATGTTGCCCAAATAGATTGACCAACATAAAATGACCATACGCTCTCGTCAGCAGTGCTTCTGCTTCCACTGCATCACGCTTGGCTTCATCTTCTTCTGACTCCATGGGCAAGTCATCCAACACAGCCAACACCTCGTTGGCATGAGCAATAGCCTTGTAAGTCTCATACCAGTAAAAGTCCGGTGTATCTTGCTCGTCCTGACCTGCTGTCACATCTTCCCACGCATACATCTGCTCGTGCGCAGGGCGTATGACTGTCCCTATCGTATAGGTAAAATCATCTGTCATCCAATCTGTAAACGCTGGACTAGCCACCGAGTACGCATTGGTCAACAATTGAGCCGCTTTATCCAAATCATTGAGTTCGACACGATTGTCTGGATTTTCATCCAAAAAATCATTGCAGCCTAACGTCACTAACCCCAGTAGAACCATCCAACCATATCTCTTCATCGTCTTCTCCATCTACAATCCTACGTTTAATGAAAAAGTAACCATTTTGGGCTGAGGCAAGGCCACCCCTCCACTACTAAAAAACTCAGGATCTTGTCCATTGAGTTTCGAATCAGAGTACAGCAAGGCCAA
The DNA window shown above is from Reichenbachiella sp. 5M10 and carries:
- a CDS encoding aminotransferase class V-fold PLP-dependent enzyme, with product MIFDEVRENIVGWDQCFETRFGTQQMIYADWVAGGRLYRPIERIMTDQIGPWLANTHSYSNKTGSQMTAAYLQAREIIKVHVGATDQDVLVTTGSGMTGAMHRFIEILNLQQYDEKPVVLLSHMEHHSHQVAWIDAGAEVIVVPPNQHAEIDLEQWDRLLAQYANRQTLIGAFTSGSNVTGILTPVHELAKMIHQYGGKCFVDYAATAPYVTIQMHPQDISKQLDAIYFSPHKFLGGPGSSGVLVFDQRLYGGHSTIPGGGNVTWTKPKGDYGIHANIETKEDGGTPAFLQTIRAALAIRLKEKMGVEQMEKREKVLLDQAIQGLQAIDGLEIVGELTADRIGVVSFNIQGIHYNAVVRMLNDRFGVQVRGGWACASTYVHYLFGIDEEQSQSMTDQIDQKNLTHKPGFVRLSLHPTMSDEELKRVLKGVEEIAKNNKEWVKDYRYNPATNDYELVGSETVATDEIQSVFEV
- a CDS encoding ATP-binding protein; translated protein: MIKHLLFTFLLLFQVSLLLAQQKSPIQNIDSLKSILTEVQEEPLVDLYNAISWNYRNITIDSSLYYAQKANTLSRKLDYSLGLSKSLNFIGIAKRNHSDFLGALEHFFEALKHAEQSRNLIQISYSLINIGNIYIFQTNYEGAIEYFEKALINAEKLEDLDLRAYCHVNLGRSYTGLHRYKEAENHLLAAINLRDQQQDREGKVISRVDLANLYILSDRLDEALDILMTNLPEVQALGHKTTLGYNYLNIAKVYLKKGNLNKAEHYAKQSLAISQSNHIKTVASEILKLLSSIYESSHQYAKALQYHQQHLITKDSIFSEENTRKIESLHATYAAEKKEAETRYLKQQSELNLIIINRQKTIIWLTVIAAIMFFALAVISFKAANDRKKMTLEIEKQKEEAFKHNNNLIDLNHEKNNLIRILSHDLRAPINNIKGLTQVHLDSHEESFDEDDVDTLNHIVSESDRLLGMITKILNVEALEEETKSYTTDKVNVNYVAEQVLDNYASAAKAKNIRIVPRLGTTPLFILGDQMHLHQVMENLLSNAIKFSERNTEIQIKVTKTKPSGRVQISFTDQGPGLTDEDKTKIFKKFQTLSAKPTGDEQSTGLGLSIVKQYVEQMDGSVWVDSVIGKGSTFYMEFLSAT
- a CDS encoding BamA/TamA family outer membrane protein; protein product: MKKLSLNFLFLFLCTLVTANPVCAQRVNSAKVDKKAEKQAKKNKPPEKGDVYITPVPVIGANPAFGFIYGAGAAASAFLGEPATTKLSSALLGIAFTTKKQTITTLKSTVYTSNNEWILMGDWRYLDSSQPTWGLGTGPQSARLADSGFEFNDKRYDGTSEADMMQFQFFRFYETALRKINDKGFYAGIGLHLDLFSNINDQLLSLAPSDTVITPYYAYNVAKGFDQEESTLVGLSLNGMLDTRDNINNPYSGRYALLSFKINPEFMGSDQSSTQLWMEYRDYFSFDGDSNNILALWAFGNFTTSGNLPYMNLPASAWDQYAKSSEPYAQGRFRGYDLVFAGIEFRRHLLATAKNPKFFGAVAYANITTANGGDNGISLFEYIEPGYGVGLRLNISKKARTNLGIDYGWGNYGTTGFFLRLNENF
- a CDS encoding DUF4302 domain-containing protein; the encoded protein is MKKLAYISIWLLLLWGCGSDDGGKLDSADVRRQSAIDELRDKLMAPEHGWMLQYQPVPGSGAYYILLDFDEEEVRIQSDLASEEGTLYDQTIPYRVDVQLAVQLTFETYAVFHYLFEQDQSTFGAEFEFFYLEEDGENLILYSKTDAVNKTSIVLVPAPANAEQGFSREEAANLDMFELYSQPLGTQTMQQLYLMGDDLSVYWSIDLTKRVLTVDGAAPGLDSRAITSWVAINQEHSFTLFGGSMVLEEPITFGHGGKEYSIQEVELNTLNHTGEVYCSAEIQDAPVYTGSVAGLGAVELRHTLFESSGLDFVTQSDVPYSINIFYVADSTGFSMTDDDQIIGQLYPDASGFIFNYGRDSMEIDYSVGISYLDENDVRQTHLRGFESVAVLGNYLEVVLNEEFSYTNADEVTAEDEQNLRDVTDEIFGTGQLYISNWPIVEDLVVFRLYNPCNGNEFALVQP
- a CDS encoding RagB/SusD family nutrient uptake outer membrane protein translates to MEKTMKRYGWMVLLGLVTLGCNDFLDENPDNRVELNDLDKAAQLLTNAYSVASPAFTDWMTDDFTYTIGTVIRPAHEQMYAWEDVTAGQDEQDTPDFYWYETYKAIAHANEVLAVLDDLPMESEEDEAKRDAVEAEALLTRAYGHFMLVNLFGQHYNGSSASSDEGIPYVKTPETTFLAEYSRVSVSRVYKEVEDDLLEGLEKLDESFFNNSGKYHFNRNAALAFASRYYLYKGDMIRCLQYSNELLGSSPEAYVRDFTSDEYSASKSSITGYPQLYSSPDESANLLLMRKISLMQRNDYAFGIESNFYGSLYASNPFGATDERENPAFVKGQNALFPVRYESLFERSSLNSNTGTPYHIGVMFKGEEVLFNRIEANIYNGKLDAALADLQILTDRRYTGVADVTLTLDLLRQFYGAENEPSFTDQDILLNYMLLERRKEFVGLGMRWFDIKRYSMTVQHAYGDSGQVATLSADDDRKVLQIPQSAQDVGGLEDNPR
- a CDS encoding substrate import-associated zinc metallohydrolase lipoprotein, which translates into the protein MKRNITWWSYCFCFLGVVLLSSCLKEEELNESVKEEDVPVSALDIYIDEQFTEEYNMAVRYKYVDNYVDPNQNVTPPKLELVRPMLDFVEYYWIEPYLAIENGEIFFRRYVPAELIFLGGLIYNNDGTVTLGTADAGARITYTNVNGYDLADPEWLKLQLQVTYHEFAHIVHQEFKLPTGFEKITPTGYSSAGSWFNVTEEEALQRGFVSPYGTSSVNEDFAEIVAFYVFDANFFETYIQMEENCVLADCESRNQGREWILEKLTAIKDHYLKVTGVDLDDLRAELQSRL